One genomic segment of Rivularia sp. PCC 7116 includes these proteins:
- a CDS encoding low molecular weight protein tyrosine phosphatase family protein, with the protein MKKLLFLCSQNKLRSPTAEAIFSEYEGVEVESAGLNKGAENLLSTESIEWADIIFVMENSHKNKLSKNFKSFMKGKRVVCLDIPDEYDYMSPDLIKILKKKVLPLLGTF; encoded by the coding sequence ATGAAAAAACTATTATTTCTATGCAGTCAAAATAAATTACGCAGCCCCACCGCAGAAGCAATTTTTTCAGAATATGAAGGGGTAGAAGTAGAATCTGCTGGTTTAAATAAAGGTGCAGAAAATCTTTTATCAACAGAAAGCATTGAATGGGCTGATATAATTTTTGTAATGGAAAATTCCCATAAGAATAAATTATCGAAAAACTTTAAATCATTTATGAAAGGGAAACGAGTAGTGTGTTTAGATATCCCTGACGAATATGATTACATGTCACCAGATTTAATAAAAATACTGAAAAAGAAAGTGTTGCCATTATTGGGAACGTTTTAA
- the secA gene encoding preprotein translocase subunit SecA: MLKTLLGDPNARKLKKYQPLITEVNLLEEEIKVLSDEQLKGKTVEFKERLRKGESLDDILPEAFAVTREAGRRVLGMRHFDVQLLGGMILHKGQIAEMKTGEGKTLVATLPSYLNALTGKGVHVITVNDYLARRDAEWMGQVHRFLGLTVGLIQSSMTPVERKKNYECDITYVTNSEIGFDYLRDNMATSMADVVQLPFNYCVIDEVDSILIDEARTPLIISGQVERPTEKYVKAAQIARALVKEEHYEVDEKARNVLLTDEGFAYAEELLEVTDLFDPEDPWAHFMFNAIKAKELFLPDVNYILRNGEVVIVDESTGRVLPGRRWSDGLHQAIEAKENVDIQPETQTLASITYQNLFLLYPKLGGMTGTAKTEEVEFEKIYKLEVTIIPTNRVRQRQDLPDMVFKTEVGKWKAIAKECAEMHETGRPVLVGTTSVEKSEYLSQLLKEIGIAHELLNARPENVEREAEIVAQAGRGGMVTIATNMAGRGTDIILGGNAEYMARLKVREFLMPRIVKPEDEDTFSPHKATLPTNPAGGQGFVPGKKVKTWKASPKVFPTQISKEAENILKQATEAAVKEFGERSLSELEAEDKIAVAVEKAPTENPVIQKLREAYNRVKEEYEAFTDKEHDKIISLGGLHVIGTERHESRRIDNQLRGRAGRQGDPGSTRFFLSLEDNLMRIFGGDRVAGLMNMFRVEEDMPIESGMLTRSLEGAQKKVETYYYDIRKQVFEYDEVMNNQRRAIYAERRRVLEGQDLKEQVIKYAEKTMDDIVDYYVNPDLPSEEWELDKLAEKVKEFVYLLSDLQPSHLEDMSMSEIKAFLHEQVRIAYDMKEAEVDQIQPGLMRQAERFFILQRIDTLWREHLQQMEALRESVGLRGYGQKDPLIEYKSEGYELFLDMMTNIRRDVVYSLFMFQPQPQPTVETSQMV; this comes from the coding sequence ATGTTAAAAACCTTGTTGGGCGACCCCAACGCTCGTAAGCTAAAAAAATACCAACCACTAATTACTGAAGTTAATCTCTTAGAGGAAGAAATTAAAGTTCTTTCTGACGAACAACTTAAGGGTAAAACCGTAGAGTTCAAAGAGCGTCTTCGTAAAGGTGAGTCCCTTGATGATATCCTGCCAGAAGCTTTTGCCGTAACAAGGGAAGCCGGAAGAAGAGTTTTGGGGATGCGTCATTTCGACGTGCAGTTATTGGGTGGAATGATTCTGCACAAGGGACAAATTGCAGAAATGAAAACCGGGGAAGGTAAAACCCTGGTTGCGACATTACCTAGTTATCTAAACGCATTAACTGGTAAAGGCGTACACGTAATTACCGTAAACGATTACTTAGCCCGCCGCGATGCTGAATGGATGGGACAGGTACATCGTTTCTTAGGATTGACTGTAGGACTAATTCAGTCAAGCATGACTCCCGTAGAACGGAAGAAAAATTATGAATGCGATATCACCTATGTTACCAACAGTGAAATAGGTTTCGATTATCTGCGGGATAACATGGCAACGTCAATGGCGGATGTAGTGCAGCTTCCGTTCAACTATTGCGTAATTGACGAAGTTGATTCGATTTTAATTGACGAAGCCCGGACTCCCTTGATTATTTCCGGTCAGGTAGAAAGACCAACTGAGAAATACGTCAAAGCGGCTCAGATTGCTAGAGCTTTGGTGAAAGAGGAACATTACGAAGTAGACGAAAAAGCTCGTAACGTACTTTTAACCGATGAAGGTTTTGCTTATGCCGAAGAACTGTTAGAAGTAACCGATTTATTCGATCCTGAAGACCCTTGGGCGCATTTCATGTTTAATGCAATTAAAGCCAAGGAACTGTTTTTACCAGATGTCAACTACATCCTTCGTAATGGGGAAGTAGTTATTGTTGACGAATCAACTGGTAGGGTATTACCGGGAAGACGTTGGAGCGACGGTTTACACCAAGCAATTGAAGCTAAAGAAAATGTAGATATTCAGCCCGAAACTCAAACCTTAGCTTCTATTACCTACCAAAACTTATTTTTGCTGTATCCCAAACTAGGTGGGATGACAGGTACTGCAAAAACAGAAGAAGTTGAATTTGAAAAGATTTACAAATTAGAAGTAACCATAATTCCTACCAACCGAGTCAGGCAGCGTCAAGATTTGCCTGACATGGTATTTAAAACAGAAGTCGGTAAATGGAAAGCCATTGCTAAAGAATGTGCCGAAATGCACGAAACCGGCAGACCTGTTTTAGTCGGAACCACAAGTGTAGAAAAATCGGAATATCTCAGCCAATTACTCAAGGAAATTGGTATTGCTCACGAGCTACTTAACGCCAGACCTGAAAACGTAGAAAGGGAAGCTGAAATTGTAGCTCAAGCTGGACGCGGCGGCATGGTAACTATCGCCACCAATATGGCTGGTAGAGGTACCGATATTATCTTGGGTGGTAATGCCGAATACATGGCACGTTTAAAAGTTCGTGAATTTTTAATGCCACGTATCGTGAAGCCAGAAGACGAAGATACATTTTCGCCCCATAAAGCAACATTACCAACTAATCCCGCTGGTGGACAAGGTTTTGTCCCCGGTAAAAAAGTTAAAACTTGGAAAGCTTCGCCGAAAGTATTTCCAACTCAGATAAGTAAAGAAGCCGAAAATATTCTTAAACAAGCAACCGAAGCTGCTGTCAAAGAATTTGGCGAACGTAGCTTATCCGAACTCGAAGCTGAAGATAAAATTGCGGTTGCAGTCGAGAAAGCACCAACCGAAAATCCGGTAATTCAGAAATTGCGGGAAGCATACAACCGCGTTAAAGAAGAATACGAAGCATTTACCGACAAAGAACACGATAAAATCATTTCCTTGGGCGGTTTGCACGTAATTGGTACCGAACGCCACGAATCGCGACGCATTGACAACCAACTGCGAGGACGTGCCGGAAGACAAGGTGACCCCGGTTCCACCAGATTTTTCTTAAGTTTAGAAGACAACTTAATGAGAATATTCGGTGGCGATCGCGTGGCTGGATTAATGAACATGTTCCGAGTAGAAGAAGACATGCCCATTGAATCGGGTATGCTAACTCGCAGCTTAGAAGGTGCCCAGAAAAAAGTCGAAACCTATTATTACGACATTCGTAAACAGGTATTCGAGTACGACGAAGTAATGAACAATCAGCGTCGAGCAATTTACGCCGAACGTCGTAGAGTATTAGAAGGGCAAGATTTAAAAGAGCAGGTAATTAAATATGCCGAGAAAACGATGGATGACATCGTTGATTATTACGTTAATCCAGACTTACCATCGGAAGAATGGGAGCTAGATAAATTAGCCGAAAAAGTCAAAGAATTCGTTTATCTGCTATCGGACTTACAGCCTTCTCATTTAGAAGACATGTCCATGAGCGAAATCAAAGCCTTTTTACACGAGCAAGTTCGCATCGCTTACGACATGAAAGAAGCCGAAGTTGACCAAATTCAACCCGGATTAATGCGTCAAGCAGAGCGATTCTTTATCTTGCAGCGAATTGACACCTTATGGCGCGAGCATTTGCAGCAAATGGAAGCCTTAAGAGAATCAGTCGGATTGCGCGGTTACGGTCAAAAAGACCCATTAATTGAATATAAGAGCGAAGGTTACGAACTATTCCTGGATATGATGACCAACATCCGCCGCGATGTAGTTTACTCCTTATTCATGTTCCAACCTCAGCCACAACCTACAGTAGAAACATCACAGATGGTCTAA